A DNA window from Enterobacter asburiae contains the following coding sequences:
- a CDS encoding GNAT family N-acetyltransferase, translating to MNTSLQIKNLTRDDILTHLDALAGILENCVNGGASVSFMLPFSLDKARSFWRGIAESVGRNERLVLACVDPQDGVIGTVQLIVDQPENQPHRADVAKLLVHEKARRKGAAMALMEALEAEARARDISVLVLDTSTGSGAETFYQRAGWQKVGEIPRYALMPDGAMTATSVFYKFL from the coding sequence ATGAATACCTCACTGCAAATCAAAAACCTCACCCGAGACGACATTCTCACCCATCTTGATGCGCTGGCCGGGATCCTCGAAAACTGTGTGAACGGCGGGGCATCCGTCAGCTTTATGCTTCCCTTTAGTCTGGATAAGGCTCGTTCGTTCTGGCGCGGCATCGCTGAAAGCGTAGGGCGCAACGAGCGTCTGGTGCTGGCCTGTGTCGACCCGCAGGACGGCGTCATCGGTACGGTGCAGCTGATCGTCGACCAGCCGGAAAACCAGCCGCATCGCGCCGATGTGGCGAAGCTGCTGGTTCACGAGAAAGCGCGCCGCAAAGGTGCCGCGATGGCTTTGATGGAAGCGCTTGAAGCGGAGGCCCGGGCCAGAGATATTTCGGTTCTGGTGCTCGATACCTCCACCGGCAGCGGCGCCGAGACGTTCTACCAACGTGCCGGCTGGCAAAAGGTGGGGGAGATCCCGCGCTATGCCCTGATGCCGGACGGCGCCATGACGGCCACGTCCGTGTTCTATAAGTTCTTATGA
- a CDS encoding sensor domain-containing diguanylate cyclase, with amino-acid sequence MKAPATPENETDRLNSLRESGLLEIDSSPAFDRLTRLAKRFFQVPLAMVNLIDEHSLIVKSADGQAPGSVPRNISFCGHTILTEAPLVVGDMLQDDRFADNPLVAGEPRVRFYAGFPLRLRDGASVGSLCLIDYAPREFSAADLAVLGDLGALAEDEFAAISAATTDELTGLFNRRGFNQLVRFTLSVARRRAEPLTLGWLDLDRFKEINDRFGHEEGDKALKAMAQLMRASFREADLLVRFGGDEFAVLFADTDEQGAWIAMQYLAEQVENYNARKLHPWSLHFSWGLSEFDHNGNDLQQWLKEADEKMYAMKQQRQRSR; translated from the coding sequence ATGAAAGCACCTGCAACCCCTGAAAATGAAACAGACAGACTCAACTCGCTACGAGAATCAGGTCTGCTTGAGATCGACAGTTCCCCGGCGTTTGACCGCTTAACGCGTCTGGCAAAACGCTTCTTCCAGGTGCCGCTGGCGATGGTCAATCTCATTGATGAGCATTCGCTGATCGTGAAGTCGGCCGACGGTCAGGCGCCGGGCAGCGTTCCGCGCAATATCTCATTTTGTGGCCATACGATCCTCACCGAAGCGCCGCTGGTGGTGGGGGATATGCTTCAGGACGATCGCTTTGCGGATAACCCGCTGGTGGCCGGTGAGCCTCGCGTGCGGTTTTACGCGGGCTTCCCGCTGCGCCTGCGCGACGGCGCAAGCGTTGGCTCGCTGTGCCTGATTGATTACGCTCCCCGCGAGTTTTCTGCCGCCGACCTCGCCGTGCTGGGGGACCTTGGCGCGCTGGCGGAAGATGAATTTGCTGCCATCAGCGCGGCGACCACGGATGAATTAACCGGGTTATTCAACCGTCGGGGCTTTAATCAGCTCGTGCGGTTCACGCTTTCCGTTGCCCGGCGTCGCGCTGAGCCGCTCACGCTCGGCTGGCTGGATTTGGATCGCTTTAAGGAAATTAACGATCGCTTCGGGCATGAAGAGGGGGATAAGGCGCTGAAAGCGATGGCGCAGCTAATGCGCGCCTCTTTCCGCGAAGCGGATCTGCTGGTGCGTTTTGGCGGGGACGAGTTCGCCGTGCTGTTCGCGGATACGGATGAGCAGGGCGCCTGGATTGCCATGCAGTATCTTGCCGAGCAGGTAGAAAACTATAACGCCCGCAAGCTACATCCCTGGTCGCTCCATTTCTCGTGGGGGCTCAGTGAATTCGATCATAACGGCAACGACCTGCAGCAGTGGTTAAAAGAGGCCGATGAAAAGATGTATGCCATGAAACAGCAGCGACAGCGCTCCCGGTAA